One genomic segment of Leptospira wolbachii serovar Codice str. CDC includes these proteins:
- the meaB gene encoding methylmalonyl Co-A mutase-associated GTPase MeaB, with protein sequence METPKEDMGKKKTKEPDPNPKSALSVNPGVADAPAISPYIRDQRKTLSRKETTVEELADGVLSGNRTHLAKAITLVESNLEVHNDKAQAILELVMPKVGNSIRIGITGVPGVGKSTFIESFGSYLLEQNHKLAVLAIDPSSQRTKGSILGDKTRMEVLSKSANAFIRPSPSSGSLGGVARKTRESMYLCEAAGFDTIIIETVGVGQSETQVHSMVDFFLLLMLAGAGDELQGIKRGIMEMADLIAINKADGPNEPYAMRARVEYESALHLFPAPESKWTPRATTCSSIGGKGIDEIWKLILDYISTTKTNGYYAKNRADQTRMWFEETLKEVVLEQFFARPGKKESIKASEKKLMSGKSTLLKEIKHLMD encoded by the coding sequence ATGGAAACACCAAAAGAGGATATGGGCAAAAAGAAAACGAAAGAACCGGATCCAAATCCAAAGTCTGCTCTTTCGGTAAATCCCGGTGTTGCAGATGCCCCTGCCATTTCTCCTTACATTCGGGACCAAAGAAAAACACTTTCCCGAAAAGAAACCACAGTAGAAGAATTAGCCGATGGAGTTCTATCGGGAAACCGAACCCATCTTGCCAAGGCCATCACTCTAGTAGAAAGTAACTTGGAAGTTCATAATGACAAAGCCCAAGCCATTTTAGAACTTGTGATGCCTAAGGTTGGCAATTCCATTCGGATTGGAATCACAGGAGTTCCCGGCGTTGGGAAATCCACTTTCATCGAAAGTTTTGGGAGTTATCTCCTAGAACAAAATCACAAACTCGCAGTACTTGCCATTGATCCCAGTAGCCAAAGAACCAAAGGTTCTATTTTGGGAGACAAAACAAGGATGGAGGTTCTATCCAAGTCTGCCAATGCCTTCATTCGGCCTTCGCCTAGCAGCGGTTCTTTGGGAGGGGTAGCTAGAAAAACACGCGAATCCATGTACCTTTGTGAAGCCGCAGGGTTTGATACCATCATCATTGAAACAGTCGGTGTGGGACAATCGGAAACACAGGTCCACTCCATGGTGGATTTTTTCTTATTACTCATGCTTGCCGGCGCCGGGGACGAACTCCAAGGAATCAAACGGGGAATTATGGAGATGGCTGACCTCATCGCCATCAATAAAGCCGATGGACCCAATGAACCTTATGCGATGCGGGCCAGGGTCGAATACGAATCTGCCCTCCACCTCTTCCCTGCTCCAGAATCCAAATGGACACCCAGAGCCACTACTTGCAGTAGCATTGGCGGAAAGGGAATTGATGAAATCTGGAAACTGATTTTGGATTATATTTCCACCACAAAAACAAACGGTTATTATGCGAAAAATCGAGCAGACCAAACCCGAATGTGGTTTGAAGAAACCCTCAAAGAAGTAGTCCTTGAACAATTCTTTGCTAGGCCTGGCAAAAAAGAATCCATCAAAGCATCTGAGAAAAAGCTAATGTCCGGAAAGTCCACTCTTCTCAAAGAAATCAAACATCTGATGGATTGA
- a CDS encoding ankyrin repeat domain-containing protein, whose translation MQALSNCATPIIKAIDANDIAKIQQELDKGADINEYKVFYYTPIIRAVLAGKKDLVEYLISKGADPNGRGSGQWGPNRLIPTIYIATTLGDGDMVKLLLSKGANPALRAEYQWTRSEAPYHNYEPKGNALNAIVETTKAYEQFVQSGNVAPDNTSEFQKEFKVYQTNSTEIAKILIRDKRVLDDSENLASAFVGFLKIKQTDIANLIFDSIPQKSIDNRMYHQIIQIYRSDFLKKLLAKSKPLTPLPGEFNLFEYAVFMTGGGDNCLPNTSGGAIKFDHFKNEEERIRHANYANYQMVVETLSGIYSAKAVDNHRRNYITQQILKNNLYQFSCLTALVKTNKININSPDKYGWAPIHYAVLYSSYEEIEKLLLLGANPDIKTKEVPEDQRSVYLRNGFIYHPRPNISAKEMALTTNSNYQRLFKN comes from the coding sequence TTGCAGGCTTTAAGCAATTGTGCCACACCCATCATAAAGGCAATTGATGCCAATGACATAGCTAAAATCCAGCAAGAACTTGATAAAGGTGCAGATATAAACGAATACAAGGTATTTTATTATACACCCATTATCAGAGCTGTACTTGCAGGCAAAAAAGATTTGGTTGAATACCTAATATCAAAAGGTGCCGATCCCAATGGAAGGGGTTCTGGTCAATGGGGGCCTAACCGGTTAATTCCCACGATTTATATTGCGACTACGTTAGGTGATGGCGATATGGTCAAATTACTGTTGTCCAAAGGAGCAAATCCAGCGTTACGGGCCGAGTATCAATGGACGAGGTCTGAGGCACCTTATCATAATTACGAACCGAAAGGAAATGCTTTGAATGCAATTGTAGAAACCACAAAAGCGTATGAACAATTTGTGCAAAGTGGAAATGTAGCACCTGATAATACTTCCGAATTTCAAAAGGAATTTAAAGTATACCAAACCAACAGTACAGAAATTGCAAAAATTCTGATTCGAGACAAAAGGGTATTGGATGATTCTGAAAACTTAGCTTCCGCTTTTGTGGGCTTTCTCAAAATCAAACAAACTGATATTGCGAATCTGATTTTCGATTCTATCCCCCAGAAATCAATTGATAATCGAATGTACCATCAAATCATTCAAATTTATCGCTCCGATTTTCTCAAAAAATTATTGGCAAAATCGAAACCTCTGACACCACTTCCTGGCGAATTCAATCTATTCGAATATGCAGTCTTTATGACTGGCGGAGGAGACAATTGTTTACCAAACACATCAGGTGGAGCCATCAAATTTGACCATTTCAAAAATGAAGAGGAAAGAATTCGTCACGCTAATTACGCGAATTATCAAATGGTCGTGGAAACTTTGTCTGGAATATATAGCGCTAAAGCAGTGGATAACCATCGTCGAAACTATATTACCCAGCAAATCCTGAAAAACAACTTATACCAATTCTCTTGTCTTACAGCCTTAGTAAAAACAAACAAAATCAATATCAATTCCCCAGATAAATATGGTTGGGCACCAATCCATTATGCCGTCCTTTATTCTTCTTACGAAGAAATTGAAAAATTACTTTTGTTAGGCGCAAATCCAGATATAAAAACTAAAGAGGTTCCAGAAGACCAAAGATCGGTTTACTTAAGAAATGGATTTATCTATCATCCGCGCCCCAATATTTCAGCAAAAGAAATGGCATTAACTACAAATAGCAATTATCAAAGGTTATTTAAAAATTAA
- a CDS encoding response regulator transcription factor, translating to MKPITIGIIEDNLDFLSSLCGVLKENPNLNLTTWNSAEEFWADEPKEWDLLILDIGLPGMSGIDVLKTYHTAESRKSLVISSLQTDDAIFSALRNGASGYIWKSELDSLHDTIQTLLDGGSVISPSIAAKVLLSFRKPQTNLDPLGVGVEVLTPRERQILELIVEGDNPQQIASLFGTTVGTVRQQIKAIYKKLQVNTRVQMLKKARQFGIF from the coding sequence ATGAAACCTATTACTATTGGAATCATCGAAGATAATTTGGATTTTTTGTCATCCTTATGTGGGGTATTAAAAGAAAATCCGAATTTAAATTTAACCACTTGGAATTCTGCAGAAGAGTTTTGGGCCGACGAACCGAAGGAATGGGATCTTCTTATTTTGGACATTGGACTTCCCGGCATGAGTGGAATCGATGTACTAAAAACTTATCATACTGCTGAATCGAGAAAGAGTCTAGTGATATCTTCCTTACAAACCGATGATGCTATCTTTTCTGCACTTCGCAATGGAGCTTCCGGATACATTTGGAAGTCCGAACTGGATTCATTGCATGATACCATCCAAACTTTACTCGATGGGGGGAGCGTAATTTCTCCTTCGATTGCCGCAAAAGTATTGTTATCTTTTCGAAAACCCCAAACCAATTTGGATCCCCTCGGGGTTGGGGTGGAAGTGTTAACACCGAGAGAGAGGCAAATTTTGGAGCTCATTGTAGAAGGGGACAACCCCCAACAAATTGCCTCTTTATTTGGAACGACAGTTGGGACGGTTCGCCAACAAATCAAGGCGATCTATAAAAAACTCCAAGTGAATACAAGAGTCCAAATGCTAAAAAAAGCCCGCCAATTCGGAATCTTTTAG
- a CDS encoding sensor histidine kinase: MPVFHRLFVFFRGNPLDPISLLAVYSEIISKLYFLGFAYCLAYIQSVYLEWNALDQTNCILSAIELVFSIILVCTSFFYRHIFRIAPILVRLTFFLLVLVEIETGFHDPVIPYFDPRNWLTITALLATSSFFYPGLVWQYILEWSFVLLIYIFRVYFANQTVIPEETWREMSTIFPLFLVAFFLNHWWFRTRYIAAYRGMLLEEKRRTFFQDIHDSLGSQLTDLVLLSQRMEKTPSEITHTQLQKLKQLSESALQSLRTQVQEEDQRELFQESMLDGLKLSIKKRYKLAGREIMLEWNSVGEETIIKIRDPEIAHHILQIFKEITTNDLRHGTGTSTWRIERTNEHLLFQFVSELQKVSEGEENFKLTTFKQNFIESGVGERGLQQRIKSLNGEISIQESPYQIKMKLPIGLFDL, from the coding sequence ATGCCCGTGTTTCACAGGCTTTTTGTCTTTTTCCGAGGGAATCCTCTCGATCCTATTTCCCTTCTTGCCGTTTATTCCGAAATCATCAGTAAACTGTACTTCCTCGGTTTTGCTTATTGCCTTGCTTACATTCAGAGTGTGTATTTGGAATGGAATGCTCTGGATCAGACCAATTGTATTCTTTCAGCCATTGAGTTGGTATTCAGCATTATCCTTGTTTGTACTTCTTTTTTCTATAGGCATATTTTTCGGATCGCACCGATTCTTGTCCGTTTGACTTTTTTTCTTTTGGTTCTAGTAGAAATCGAAACAGGATTTCACGATCCCGTTATTCCTTATTTTGATCCAAGGAATTGGTTAACCATTACAGCTCTTCTTGCCACATCTTCTTTCTTTTACCCCGGACTTGTATGGCAGTACATTTTAGAATGGTCTTTTGTTCTCTTAATTTATATTTTCCGAGTCTACTTTGCCAACCAAACCGTCATTCCAGAAGAAACCTGGCGAGAGATGTCTACGATTTTCCCTTTGTTTCTTGTGGCTTTCTTTTTGAACCATTGGTGGTTTCGAACTCGGTATATTGCTGCTTATCGTGGTATGCTACTGGAAGAGAAACGCAGAACATTTTTTCAAGATATTCATGATAGTTTGGGTTCCCAACTTACCGACTTGGTTCTACTCAGTCAAAGGATGGAAAAAACTCCATCCGAGATTACACATACGCAGTTACAAAAACTAAAACAACTTTCTGAGTCCGCCCTTCAGTCCTTACGTACTCAAGTTCAAGAAGAAGACCAAAGAGAATTGTTTCAAGAGTCCATGTTAGATGGACTAAAACTTTCAATCAAAAAGAGATACAAACTTGCCGGCCGTGAGATAATGTTGGAATGGAATTCTGTTGGAGAAGAAACCATTATCAAAATTCGAGATCCAGAAATAGCTCACCATATCCTTCAAATCTTCAAAGAAATCACAACCAATGACTTGCGACATGGGACTGGAACCTCCACTTGGCGGATAGAACGAACGAATGAACATTTGTTATTTCAATTTGTTTCTGAATTACAAAAAGTTTCGGAAGGAGAAGAAAATTTTAAACTCACAACATTTAAACAAAATTTCATTGAATCCGGAGTCGGCGAACGAGGGTTACAACAAAGAATTAAATCTTTAAACGGGGAGATCTCCATCCAAGAATCACCTTATCAAATCAAAATGAAACTTCCTATTGGACTCTTCGATCTATGA
- a CDS encoding PilZ domain-containing protein, whose product MSSERRIYKRISEKVHLTYRVIQSGAGSAQFLPKDKGEGESQDISEGGLLFRTKEPMSLGTRLELELRFPDVKYVLYPKAKVVRLEEFGEGAFYEVGLEFNQMFDDDQKLLLEHISRLEI is encoded by the coding sequence ATGTCCAGCGAACGCCGAATTTACAAACGTATCTCCGAAAAAGTCCATCTCACATACCGGGTGATCCAATCGGGGGCCGGCTCGGCCCAGTTTTTACCCAAAGATAAGGGGGAAGGAGAATCCCAAGACATCTCAGAAGGCGGACTATTGTTTCGAACCAAAGAACCCATGTCTCTTGGAACAAGGTTGGAATTAGAATTAAGATTCCCAGACGTAAAGTACGTTTTGTACCCAAAGGCAAAGGTCGTACGTTTGGAAGAATTTGGAGAGGGCGCTTTTTATGAAGTGGGTCTTGAATTTAACCAAATGTTCGACGATGATCAAAAACTTTTGTTAGAACACATTAGCCGATTAGAAATTTAG
- a CDS encoding efflux RND transporter permease subunit translates to MSIASFSIKRPIFISSLVIIMVITGFISLKRIGVDLFPDINIPFVVVSTVYPGAGPEEIETSISKPLEEELSSISGLKRITSRNQEGISMVFAEFNLTTDIKYAEQQVRDKTARVKPLFPESSKEPLVQRFDPSDQPIMRISLFADLPEGELYDLAKEKIKTKLEQVNNVGAVKIIGGSRREIHIELDRNKINAFQVPAISIGNQIKNSGVNIPAGKVEGGDKETSFRTVAKYESLSQIENTVVSFGGEFGRGVLVKDLGQVKDTLQDRQTLGMLYAPISAEEHDEPSIIGKLLFKYDAPKKERVQKKALFLDVYKQSGANTVEVADGILGKIDTINAQIKDLKGAPKVILIRDGSKWIRANIEDVTIAIILGILLAVIVVYLFLGNVRSTLITGMALPNSMLGAFIIMYAMGFTMNVMTLLALSLAVGLLVDDAIVVRENIFRKLEEGESVIVAARKGTEEVTLAVIGTSLTVIAVFLPIGFLSGIVGQFFKQFGLTVVFAMIISLFDGLTVAPMLSAYFAGKTDIHKKKNIVLRNFDKFQDFLDRMYGIIMKFALKKPWAVILLTFLTLVTSIFSLAFVKKTFLPANDQGEFMVNVEMAPGTSLHGTSETVEQIQNEIIKSIPELELLATVVGNSDGESNIATIGVALLPAEYRRRTTGDVKDQIREFLKAYPHARPKVNDYSAIGGGVQYPFNLNLKGENLKDLEAYSFKVMEELRKVPDLTDVDTTYRTGKPEFQVVPNRAKMQTVGVVAGVMGAELRYHIEGGEVAKYLENGIEYDVRLRLKEEQRNLRKSFYETRVPNIQNRLIPLSAIAEGKESSSPARIIREDRSRVVPINANLAPGGAIASASESAAKILKDKLPPPPGITYSFVGQSEDFKELLQNIVLAFGMALIFIYLVLASLYESFITPITILFAIPPAISGAFFALALTGEMLNLFSMIGLILLMGLVAKNSILLVDHAILAMKEHGMTRDEAIFDAGSKRLRPILMTSLAMIAGTLPIALGIGEASKSRTAMGIAIIGGLVLSTLITLIVVPAVFGYIDRLREKIEGAFRPDFEIRPEDLED, encoded by the coding sequence ATGAGTATTGCTTCCTTTTCCATCAAACGACCCATTTTCATATCTTCATTAGTCATCATCATGGTGATTACTGGTTTTATTTCCCTGAAACGAATTGGCGTCGATCTTTTCCCCGACATCAACATTCCCTTCGTTGTCGTTTCTACTGTATATCCTGGGGCTGGTCCAGAAGAGATAGAAACATCTATTTCTAAACCATTGGAAGAAGAACTCAGTTCCATTTCTGGCCTCAAACGGATCACATCGAGAAACCAAGAGGGGATTTCTATGGTGTTTGCGGAATTCAACCTAACCACAGACATCAAATACGCCGAACAACAAGTTCGGGATAAAACAGCTCGTGTGAAACCACTCTTTCCTGAATCTTCAAAAGAACCACTGGTGCAAAGGTTTGATCCTTCTGACCAACCTATCATGAGGATCTCACTTTTTGCTGACCTCCCAGAAGGTGAACTCTATGATTTGGCAAAAGAGAAAATCAAAACCAAACTCGAACAAGTCAACAACGTAGGTGCGGTAAAAATCATTGGTGGTTCTCGTAGAGAAATTCATATCGAGCTTGATCGAAATAAAATCAATGCCTTCCAAGTTCCGGCCATCTCCATTGGGAACCAAATCAAAAACTCTGGTGTCAACATTCCTGCGGGAAAAGTAGAAGGTGGCGATAAAGAAACTTCGTTTCGAACGGTTGCCAAATATGAATCGTTATCTCAAATTGAGAACACCGTTGTTTCTTTTGGTGGAGAGTTTGGACGAGGGGTTCTTGTCAAAGATTTAGGGCAAGTGAAAGATACTCTCCAAGATCGCCAAACGCTTGGTATGTTGTATGCGCCAATCAGTGCAGAAGAACACGATGAACCTTCCATTATTGGGAAATTATTATTCAAATACGATGCTCCTAAAAAAGAGAGGGTCCAAAAGAAAGCCCTTTTCTTAGATGTGTATAAACAATCGGGAGCGAACACAGTCGAAGTCGCCGATGGAATCCTAGGCAAAATTGACACCATTAATGCTCAAATCAAAGATCTCAAAGGAGCACCTAAAGTTATTTTAATTCGAGATGGATCTAAATGGATCCGTGCGAACATTGAAGACGTAACCATCGCGATCATCCTTGGGATTTTGCTCGCGGTTATCGTAGTGTATCTTTTTCTCGGGAACGTCCGCTCCACCCTCATCACTGGTATGGCACTCCCTAACTCCATGTTAGGTGCTTTTATCATTATGTATGCCATGGGTTTTACCATGAACGTAATGACCCTACTTGCCCTATCCCTTGCGGTAGGACTTCTCGTAGATGATGCCATTGTGGTTCGGGAAAATATCTTCCGTAAACTGGAAGAAGGGGAATCCGTCATTGTTGCGGCAAGGAAAGGAACAGAAGAAGTAACTCTTGCAGTTATCGGAACTTCCTTAACGGTCATTGCTGTATTTCTTCCTATTGGTTTTCTTTCTGGAATTGTAGGTCAGTTTTTTAAACAATTTGGGTTAACAGTGGTTTTTGCGATGATCATCTCGCTCTTTGATGGTCTGACCGTAGCACCGATGTTATCCGCTTATTTTGCCGGGAAAACAGACATCCATAAAAAGAAAAACATAGTCCTTCGTAACTTTGATAAATTTCAAGATTTTCTGGACAGAATGTACGGAATCATCATGAAGTTTGCTTTGAAAAAACCATGGGCCGTTATTTTACTTACTTTCCTTACCTTAGTTACTAGTATCTTTTCGCTTGCCTTTGTAAAAAAGACCTTCTTACCTGCGAACGATCAAGGTGAGTTTATGGTGAATGTGGAAATGGCTCCAGGAACTTCCTTACATGGAACGTCCGAAACGGTAGAACAAATCCAAAACGAAATCATTAAATCGATTCCTGAATTAGAACTCCTCGCTACGGTTGTGGGAAATAGTGATGGGGAGTCCAATATTGCCACCATTGGTGTTGCCCTCCTTCCTGCCGAATACCGTAGGCGAACCACAGGGGATGTGAAAGACCAAATCCGTGAGTTCTTAAAGGCCTACCCACATGCTAGACCGAAAGTGAACGACTATTCGGCGATAGGTGGTGGGGTACAATACCCATTCAACTTGAACTTAAAAGGGGAAAACTTAAAAGATCTAGAAGCCTATTCCTTTAAAGTAATGGAAGAACTGCGTAAGGTTCCGGATTTAACAGACGTGGATACAACCTACCGAACGGGGAAACCAGAATTTCAAGTGGTGCCAAACCGTGCTAAAATGCAAACAGTCGGTGTGGTTGCTGGTGTGATGGGAGCAGAGCTTCGTTACCATATTGAAGGTGGGGAAGTGGCTAAGTATTTAGAAAACGGAATCGAGTATGACGTTCGCCTTCGGCTTAAAGAGGAACAACGAAATCTTCGTAAGTCCTTCTATGAAACCCGAGTGCCAAACATCCAGAACCGACTCATTCCTCTCAGTGCCATTGCGGAAGGAAAAGAAAGTAGCTCTCCTGCAAGGATCATTCGAGAAGACAGGTCCCGTGTAGTTCCTATCAATGCAAACCTTGCTCCGGGAGGAGCCATTGCTTCCGCATCGGAATCAGCAGCAAAAATTTTAAAAGATAAATTGCCGCCACCTCCGGGAATCACATATTCCTTTGTGGGTCAATCGGAAGACTTTAAGGAGCTTTTACAAAACATAGTCCTTGCTTTCGGTATGGCACTCATCTTCATCTATCTTGTGTTAGCTTCTCTTTATGAGTCTTTTATCACACCGATTACGATACTTTTTGCCATCCCTCCAGCCATCTCCGGAGCATTCTTTGCTTTGGCTCTCACAGGTGAGATGCTGAATTTATTCAGTATGATTGGGCTCATTCTCCTTATGGGACTTGTGGCCAAAAACTCCATCCTTCTTGTGGATCACGCCATCCTTGCCATGAAAGAACATGGAATGACTAGAGATGAAGCCATCTTTGATGCGGGATCTAAAAGACTACGTCCCATCCTTATGACATCACTTGCGATGATTGCGGGAACTCTACCGATTGCTCTGGGAATTGGAGAAGCATCTAAATCGAGAACAGCGATGGGAATTGCAATCATTGGAGGACTTGTTCTTTCGACTCTCATCACTCTCATTGTGGTGCCAGCAGTGTTTGGATACATTGATCGTTTGCGTGAAAAGATCGAAGGAGCCTTCCGCCCCGATTTCGAAATCCGACCAGAAGATTTAGAGGACTAA
- a CDS encoding MotA/TolQ/ExbB proton channel family protein has product MQDFVDLGEKIIFLVMLFASILAIAVFIERLIVYKRNFNKESESLLDSLTLLVRHRDLKGTEKLLETHPMENSYTRFMHFVLEREKENHKGLEELMEGKILKERLGLEERLPILNTLGNNTPFIGLLGTVLGVIKAFYGLGTLGNSGAEVVMRSISTALLATAAGLAVAIPVVMANNYFTRKMKLIIGHLEILSKEIHASFITSGKHNQSSSSTPNIHH; this is encoded by the coding sequence ATGCAAGATTTCGTAGACCTTGGGGAAAAAATCATATTCCTCGTTATGTTATTTGCGAGTATTCTCGCGATTGCCGTATTTATTGAAAGGTTGATTGTTTATAAACGTAATTTTAACAAAGAGTCAGAGTCTCTTCTGGATTCGCTCACTCTTCTTGTTCGCCACCGAGACCTAAAAGGTACGGAAAAACTATTGGAAACCCATCCTATGGAGAATTCCTACACTCGGTTCATGCATTTCGTTTTGGAACGAGAGAAGGAAAACCACAAAGGTCTAGAAGAATTGATGGAAGGGAAAATCCTTAAGGAACGTTTGGGTCTGGAAGAAAGACTTCCGATTCTCAACACTCTTGGAAATAACACTCCCTTCATCGGACTACTAGGAACGGTTCTTGGAGTCATCAAGGCATTTTATGGATTAGGAACTCTTGGTAACTCGGGAGCAGAAGTGGTGATGCGTAGTATTTCCACTGCCCTACTTGCTACGGCTGCGGGACTTGCAGTTGCAATTCCAGTGGTGATGGCAAACAATTACTTTACTCGTAAAATGAAACTCATCATTGGTCACTTGGAAATCCTTTCCAAAGAAATCCATGCAAGTTTCATCACTAGCGGAAAACACAACCAGTCTTCTAGTTCTACTCCGAATATCCACCACTAG